Part of the Spirochaetota bacterium genome is shown below.
GCAGATGTCTTCCATGCAAAAAAACATGGATACTCGGTTTGAGTCAGTGGATAGAAGAATTGGCATGCTTATGTGGTTTATTGGCATTGGCTTTACAGTTATTACAGTCTTTATGGGACTGATTCAGTTTATAAATAAATGATCATAATTGCCATTTGCAATGACTTTAGAGATTGATTGACTGCTTATTGAGTTTATTTCAGTAGGCTGACATCTAACACCTATCTGCAAATTAATATAAAATGAGGGATAATAGGGATTAGGTAAATGAATATGAACAATAGAAACTAATTATACTAAAACGAAATAAGTTTACGAAATAATTCTTAATGAGCTAATACGATTTATACGATTTAGAAAGTATATTGGCCTTGCCCCCAAAAAGATGACACGAAGTTAAGCGAAAGAAACGATAATAAGCTTAACGGAGGAGTCAATGAAATCAAGAAGCAAATTTGACAAACAATTTAAGATTGATTCAATAGAGTTACTGGAGAGAAGCGGTAAAACAACTAGTGAGATATCTGAAGATTTAGGGATAAGGCCTGATCTTTTATCAAGATGGAGAAGAGAATTAAGGGATAATAATGGGAAAGCATTTTCTGGGAAAGGTATTCCTCGGGATGAGGAATTATATAAGCTGAAGAAGGAATTAGCAGATGTAAAACTGGAGTGTGATATATTAAAAAAAGCAGTGGCCATTTTCTCAAAAACCGAGAAGCGAGGTACAAATTCATGAGAGAACATAGCGGCAAGTTTCCGGTGAAGAAAATGGCCGAAGTTTTGGGAGTATCACTTAGCCGCTATTATTCTTATCTTAAGAATC
Proteins encoded:
- a CDS encoding transposase; this encodes MKSRSKFDKQFKIDSIELLERSGKTTSEISEDLGIRPDLLSRWRRELRDNNGKAFSGKGIPRDEELYKLKKELADVKLECDILKKAVAIFSKTEKRGTNS